In Nostoc sp. GT001, a genomic segment contains:
- a CDS encoding zinc-dependent alcohol dehydrogenase family protein: MRAMILDAPGKPLRLADLPLPTPSSNQVLIQVHTCGICRTDLHIIDGELTNPKLPLIPGHQIVGKIVKIGEKVTKFRVGERVGVPWLGHTCNHCRYCLAGRENLCDQAQFTGYQINGGYAEYTVASDRFCFPIPPNYPDLQAAPLLCAGLIGYRAFRMVEDAKNIGFYGFGAAAHILVQVARYQNRQVFAFTRPGDTEGQEFARSLGAVWADSSDKFPPEPLDAAIIFASLGSLVPAALKTVCKGGIVVCAGIHMSDIPTFPYEILWGERILRSVANLTRQDGEEFLALAPQIPIHTEVEAFPLTAANEALESLRSGKICGAAVLVVD; this comes from the coding sequence ATGCGTGCAATGATTTTGGATGCACCCGGAAAACCACTGCGACTTGCCGATTTACCCTTACCTACTCCTAGTTCCAATCAAGTTCTGATTCAGGTACATACTTGCGGTATTTGCCGCACAGATTTACATATAATTGACGGGGAACTAACAAACCCTAAGTTACCCTTAATTCCCGGTCATCAAATTGTCGGTAAAATAGTCAAGATAGGGGAAAAAGTCACAAAATTTCGAGTTGGGGAACGAGTGGGTGTTCCTTGGCTTGGACATACTTGCAACCATTGCCGTTATTGCCTAGCCGGAAGAGAAAATCTTTGCGATCAAGCTCAATTTACTGGATATCAAATTAACGGTGGTTATGCGGAATATACGGTTGCTAGCGATCGCTTCTGCTTTCCCATTCCCCCTAATTACCCCGACTTGCAAGCAGCTCCTTTGTTATGTGCTGGCTTGATTGGCTATCGGGCATTTAGGATGGTAGAGGATGCTAAAAATATTGGTTTTTACGGCTTTGGTGCTGCTGCTCATATTTTGGTTCAAGTGGCTCGCTATCAAAATCGCCAAGTATTCGCTTTTACTCGTCCTGGCGATACTGAAGGTCAAGAATTTGCCCGTAGTTTAGGTGCTGTTTGGGCTGATAGTTCCGATAAATTCCCGCCAGAACCTTTAGACGCAGCCATAATTTTTGCTTCGCTTGGTTCCCTTGTCCCTGCTGCGCTGAAGACTGTGTGTAAGGGAGGGATAGTAGTTTGTGCTGGAATTCATATGAGCGATATTCCAACATTTCCCTATGAAATTCTCTGGGGAGAACGCATATTGAGGTCAGTAGCTAATCTTACTAGGCAAGACGGAGAGGAATTTTTAGCTTTAGCACCTCAGATTCCCATTCACACGGAAGTTGAAGCATTTCCCCTCACAGCAGCAAATGAAGCTTTAGAATCTCTACGTAGCGGTAAGATTTGTGGTGCTGCTGTGTTGGTAGTAGATTGA
- a CDS encoding DUF1816 domain-containing protein, with protein sequence MNLFQSNQSEFAWWVEINTDVPECTYYFGPFDTEKEAQIYRSGYVEDLYQEGARNIVTLVKQCQPNVLTIF encoded by the coding sequence ATGAATTTATTTCAATCTAATCAGTCAGAGTTTGCCTGGTGGGTAGAAATTAACACCGATGTTCCAGAGTGTACTTATTACTTTGGCCCTTTTGATACTGAAAAAGAAGCACAAATTTATAGAAGTGGCTACGTTGAAGACTTATATCAGGAAGGAGCCAGGAACATCGTTACACTAGTCAAACAATGCCAGCCTAATGTTCTGACGATTTTTTAG
- a CDS encoding Hsp20/alpha crystallin family protein, with protein MPITHWQPFQEIERWEPLREMEHLQQRMNRLLERMLPSGNGGVSALPFIPSAEMEETSEALHLKLEIPGLESKDLNVEVTEESVLISGERKSESKTEEKGMVRSEFHYGKFERVIPLPAHVQQDKAQAEYKNGILTLTLPKIEGEKKKAIKINLG; from the coding sequence ATGCCGATTACTCATTGGCAACCTTTCCAAGAAATTGAACGTTGGGAACCTTTGCGGGAGATGGAACATTTGCAACAACGGATGAACCGCCTGCTTGAGCGGATGCTCCCTAGTGGCAATGGAGGAGTCTCTGCACTTCCCTTTATACCCTCTGCCGAAATGGAAGAAACTTCTGAGGCGCTTCACCTCAAACTAGAAATTCCGGGGCTGGAATCTAAAGATTTGAATGTAGAAGTTACTGAAGAATCTGTTTTAATCAGTGGCGAACGCAAGTCTGAAAGCAAGACGGAAGAAAAAGGTATGGTGCGCTCTGAATTCCATTATGGTAAATTCGAGCGAGTCATTCCGCTACCTGCTCACGTTCAACAGGACAAAGCGCAAGCTGAATACAAAAATGGCATTCTCACCCTCACCCTACCGAAGATTGAAGGAGAGAAGAAAAAAGCCATCAAGATTAACCTTGGTTAA